Below is a window of Cytophagaceae bacterium DNA.
ATTGAATTATGTTTTGAAATCACACATTTCCGAATCCCAAACTCACGATTTATAAGCGGAAAAGTTTTAGGATTTTTACTAATTTGAAATATTAAATGGTCTATTTTGTCTAGGAAATCACTAACAATCTGTTGATTCCATTGGTATTGTATAAATTCAATAATTTCGTTAAAATCCTTTTTTGAATC
It encodes the following:
- a CDS encoding type II toxin-antitoxin system RelE/ParE family toxin, whose protein sequence is MTKEVYWSDDSKKDFNEIIEFIQYQWNQQIVSDFLDKIDHLIFQISKNPKTFPLINREFGIRKCVISKHNSIFYTEEDKKVFILRVFANRKDPDKIKF